Proteins from a single region of Deltaproteobacteria bacterium:
- the pgi gene encoding glucose-6-phosphate isomerase has product MATHRLTDLPAWKNLAAHYREIKDVHLRALFAEDATRGERFAVEGAGLYLDYSKNRVTDETLGLLLELAGATGLRARIDAMFGGERINVTEGRPVLHVALRAPRGQRILVDGEDVVPEVHAVLDRMASFADRVRSGEWKGHTGKRIRNVVNIGIGGSDLGPVMAYEALRHYSERSLELGFVSNVDATDFAETTHGLDPAETLFIVSSKTFTTLETLKNAHTAREWCLAALKDEAAVASHFVAVSTNHDEVRRFGIDTDNMFGFWDWVGGRYSYDSAIGLSLMIAVGPEHFRAMLDGLRAMDEHFRTTPFERNLPVLLGLLGIWYNNFFGAETHSILPYDQYLWRLSAYCQQLDMESNGKHVTLDGEPVDYQTGPIIWGQPGTNGQHAYYQLIHQGTKLIPCDFIGFCRTLNPLGNHHDLLMANLFAQTEALAFGKTADEAAAEGMPAFQVPHRAFEGNRPTNTILAERLTPEILGKLIALYEHKVFVQGSIWGINSFDQWGVELGKALAQRIVPELESEAAPELDHDSSTNALIRRYRRLRGHSSMRRR; this is encoded by the coding sequence ATCGCCACTCATCGCCTGACCGATCTCCCGGCGTGGAAGAACCTCGCCGCCCATTACCGCGAAATCAAGGACGTGCACCTGCGCGCGCTCTTCGCCGAGGACGCGACCCGCGGCGAGCGCTTCGCGGTGGAGGGCGCGGGCCTCTATCTCGACTACTCCAAGAACCGCGTCACCGACGAGACCCTGGGCCTCCTGCTGGAGCTGGCCGGGGCCACGGGCCTGCGGGCGCGCATCGACGCCATGTTCGGCGGCGAGCGCATCAACGTCACCGAGGGGCGCCCGGTACTGCACGTGGCGTTGCGCGCGCCGCGCGGCCAGCGGATCCTGGTGGACGGCGAGGACGTGGTGCCCGAGGTGCACGCGGTGCTGGACCGAATGGCGTCCTTCGCCGACCGGGTGCGCTCCGGCGAGTGGAAGGGGCACACCGGGAAGCGCATCCGCAACGTCGTCAACATCGGCATCGGCGGCTCGGACCTGGGGCCGGTGATGGCCTACGAGGCGCTGCGGCACTACAGCGAGCGCTCCCTTGAGCTGGGCTTCGTCTCCAACGTGGACGCCACCGACTTCGCCGAGACCACCCATGGCCTGGACCCGGCCGAGACCCTGTTCATCGTCAGCTCCAAGACCTTCACCACCCTGGAGACCCTGAAGAACGCCCACACGGCGCGGGAATGGTGCCTGGCCGCGCTCAAGGACGAAGCCGCCGTGGCCAGCCACTTCGTGGCCGTGTCCACCAACCACGACGAGGTGCGGCGCTTCGGCATCGACACCGACAACATGTTCGGTTTCTGGGACTGGGTCGGCGGCCGCTACTCCTACGACTCCGCCATCGGCCTGTCGCTGATGATCGCCGTCGGCCCCGAGCACTTCCGCGCCATGCTCGACGGCCTCCGCGCCATGGACGAGCACTTCCGCACCACGCCCTTCGAGCGCAACCTGCCGGTGCTGCTGGGCCTCCTGGGCATCTGGTACAACAACTTCTTCGGCGCCGAGACCCACTCCATCCTGCCCTACGACCAGTACCTGTGGCGTTTGAGCGCCTACTGCCAGCAGCTCGACATGGAGAGCAACGGCAAGCACGTGACCCTGGACGGCGAGCCCGTGGACTACCAGACCGGCCCGATCATCTGGGGCCAGCCCGGCACCAACGGCCAGCACGCCTACTACCAGTTGATCCACCAAGGCACGAAGCTCATCCCCTGCGACTTCATCGGCTTCTGCCGGACCCTGAACCCCCTGGGGAACCACCACGACCTCCTCATGGCCAACCTGTTCGCCCAGACCGAGGCCCTGGCCTTCGGCAAGACCGCGGACGAAGCCGCGGCCGAGGGCATGCCCGCCTTCCAGGTGCCCCACCGCGCCTTCGAGGGCAACCGCCCCACCAACACCATCCTGGCCGAGCGGCTCACCCCCGAGATCCTGGGCAAGCTCATCGCCCTCTACGAGCACAAGGTCTTCGTCCAGGGCTCCATCTGGGGCATCAACTCCTTCGACCAGTGGGGCGTGGAACTCGGCAAGGCCCTGGCGCAACGCATCGTGCCGGAGCTGGAGAGCGAAGCGGCGCCGGAACTGGACCACGACAGCTCCACCAACGCGCTGATCCGGCGCTACCGCCGTTTGCGGGGGCATTCCTCAATGCGTCGACGCTGA
- a CDS encoding biotin carboxyl carrier protein, with protein sequence MSKDITFVDTTLRDGHQSLWAENMTTGMMLSVAEQMDRAGFEAMELISGSHLKKCVRELKEDPWERVRLVAGRITETPLRVIAGRVNTFEFNPLSMYRLFMERMAANGIREARISEEWNDYAGWKRKVEVSREVGIKPIINMIYSVSPKHNDEYFAQKTREAASLEVPLICLKDPGGLLTPERMRTLVPVMYENCNGIPIELHTHCTTGLGPLCCLEALELGIRSINTAVPPLADSSSNPSVFNVASNARALGYNPLVDESVLEPVSEHFMAVARREGFPIGKPVEYDYAQYQHQVPGGMLSNLQHQLDKVRLGDRFPRALEESIQVRAEFGYPIMVTPLSQFVGSQAALNVIVGERYKEVTDQVIRYALGRAGEEGARLMDPNVKDKILDRPRAREIAAQEVEDTPLSEMRARLGGDGVSDEELLLRWLMSEEEIAAMRAAAPPQAYVSTRPPMVALVEQLAGKSDLAHVRVSKGDLSVTLNRAE encoded by the coding sequence ATGAGCAAGGACATCACCTTCGTCGACACCACCCTGCGCGACGGGCACCAGAGCCTGTGGGCGGAGAACATGACCACGGGCATGATGCTTTCCGTGGCGGAGCAGATGGACCGGGCGGGGTTCGAGGCCATGGAGCTGATCTCGGGGTCGCACCTCAAGAAGTGCGTGCGCGAGCTCAAGGAGGACCCCTGGGAGCGGGTGCGGCTGGTGGCCGGGCGCATCACCGAAACGCCGCTCCGGGTCATCGCGGGCCGGGTCAACACGTTCGAGTTCAACCCGCTGTCCATGTACCGGCTGTTCATGGAGCGCATGGCGGCCAACGGCATCCGCGAGGCGCGCATCTCGGAGGAGTGGAACGATTACGCGGGCTGGAAGCGCAAGGTGGAGGTGTCGCGGGAGGTGGGCATCAAGCCCATCATCAACATGATCTACTCGGTGTCTCCCAAGCACAACGACGAGTACTTCGCGCAGAAGACCCGCGAGGCGGCCTCGCTGGAGGTGCCGCTCATCTGCCTCAAGGACCCGGGCGGCCTGCTCACGCCGGAGCGCATGCGCACGCTGGTGCCGGTGATGTACGAGAACTGCAACGGCATCCCCATCGAGCTGCACACCCATTGCACCACCGGCCTGGGGCCGCTGTGCTGCCTGGAGGCCCTGGAGCTGGGCATCCGCAGCATCAACACCGCGGTGCCGCCGCTGGCGGACAGCTCCTCCAACCCGTCGGTCTTCAACGTCGCCAGCAACGCCCGGGCGCTGGGCTACAACCCGCTGGTGGACGAGTCGGTGCTGGAGCCGGTCTCCGAGCACTTCATGGCCGTGGCGCGGCGCGAGGGCTTTCCCATCGGCAAACCGGTGGAGTACGACTACGCCCAGTACCAGCACCAGGTGCCCGGTGGCATGTTGTCCAACCTTCAGCACCAGCTCGACAAGGTGCGGCTGGGAGACCGCTTCCCGCGCGCCCTGGAAGAATCCATCCAGGTGCGCGCCGAGTTCGGCTACCCCATCATGGTGACGCCGCTGTCCCAGTTCGTGGGCAGCCAGGCGGCGCTCAACGTCATCGTCGGGGAGCGCTACAAGGAGGTCACGGACCAGGTCATCCGCTACGCCCTGGGGCGGGCCGGAGAGGAAGGCGCCCGGCTCATGGACCCCAACGTCAAGGACAAGATCCTCGACCGGCCCCGGGCGCGGGAGATCGCCGCGCAAGAGGTCGAGGACACGCCGCTCTCCGAGATGCGCGCACGCCTCGGCGGCGACGGGGTGTCGGACGAGGAACTGCTGCTGCGCTGGCTCATGAGCGAAGAGGAAATCGCCGCCATGCGCGCGGCCGCGCCGCCCCAGGCCTACGTGAGCACGCGGCCGCCGATGGTGGCGCTGGTGGAGCAACTCGCCGGTAAATCCGACCTCGCGCACGTGCGCGTGAGCAAGGGCGACCTGTCGGTAACGCTGAACCGGGCCGAATAA